In a genomic window of Chrysemys picta bellii isolate R12L10 chromosome 1, ASM1138683v2, whole genome shotgun sequence:
- the FAM162A gene encoding protein FAM162A isoform X2 codes for MLERNVSSILRPTKGMDLKIKRGFCSKSQEGSKQNPEVGGHSTFKVPGHKPSDWEKKVLLWSGRFKKVDDIPETISFELIDAARNKLRVKISYLMIALTVLGCIAMVIEGKRAVGRHESLTTQNMERKARWREEVAQSASAKP; via the exons ATGTTGGAAAGGAATGTTTCTTCAATTCTGAGACCAACTAAAGGAATGGATCTGAAGATCAAGAGAGGTTTTTGCAGTAAATCACAGGAGGGGAGCAAACAAAACCCTGAAGTAGGGG GGCATTCTACCTTCAAAGTGCCAGGACACAAGCCTTCAGATTGGGAAAAGAAGGTTCTGCTGTGGTCAGGCCGTTTCAAAAAAGTAGATGATATACCAGAGACTATCTC GTTTGAGTTGATCGATGCTGCGCGAAATAAATTGCGTGTGAAGATCAGCTACCTGATGATTGCCCTGACAGTACTGGGATGCATCGCGATGGTCATTGAAGGAAAGCGG GCTGTCGGAAGACATGAATCCCTTACAACCCAAAACATGGAAAGAAAAGCTCGCTGGAGAGAGGAGGTTGCTCAGAGTGCATCTGCCAAACCCTAG
- the FAM162A gene encoding protein FAM162A isoform X1, with product MWAAAAGRATKMLERNVSSILRPTKGMDLKIKRGFCSKSQEGSKQNPEVGGHSTFKVPGHKPSDWEKKVLLWSGRFKKVDDIPETISFELIDAARNKLRVKISYLMIALTVLGCIAMVIEGKRAVGRHESLTTQNMERKARWREEVAQSASAKP from the exons GCAGAGCTACTAAGATGTTGGAAAGGAATGTTTCTTCAATTCTGAGACCAACTAAAGGAATGGATCTGAAGATCAAGAGAGGTTTTTGCAGTAAATCACAGGAGGGGAGCAAACAAAACCCTGAAGTAGGGG GGCATTCTACCTTCAAAGTGCCAGGACACAAGCCTTCAGATTGGGAAAAGAAGGTTCTGCTGTGGTCAGGCCGTTTCAAAAAAGTAGATGATATACCAGAGACTATCTC GTTTGAGTTGATCGATGCTGCGCGAAATAAATTGCGTGTGAAGATCAGCTACCTGATGATTGCCCTGACAGTACTGGGATGCATCGCGATGGTCATTGAAGGAAAGCGG GCTGTCGGAAGACATGAATCCCTTACAACCCAAAACATGGAAAGAAAAGCTCGCTGGAGAGAGGAGGTTGCTCAGAGTGCATCTGCCAAACCCTAG